A region of the Candidatus Methylomirabilis oxygeniifera genome:
ACCGAATTTCCGGCATGACGATTCCACTTCCGCCGCTCCGTGACCGCGGGGACGACATCCTGTTGCTGGCACGGTATTTCGCGCGGACCGCGAGTAAGACCTATGGCAAACCGGAACCCACGATCGGCGAAGAGGCCGCCGAGGCGCTACGCCGCTATCACTGGCCCGGTAATGTTCGTGAGCTGTCACACGCCGTCGAGCAAGCGGTTCTGTGGGCGGCAGGGGAGACGTTGCACCCGGAGGATTTTCCGTTTGTGCGGACCGGCGTTGCAGTGCAGGTGGCGGATGCCTCCGGCGAAGAGGACAATGAGCATCATCACTGGAATCTCCATGAGATGGAGAAACGCCTGATCGAGAAGGCCCTGCGGCACACCGACGGCAACATTTCTCAAGCGGCCAGGCTGCTCGGCATTACGCGGGATATCCTCCGATACCGCATCGAGAAGTACCGCGGCCTCTCGTCTTCCCACTAAAAACTCCGACTCGATCAGGGGTCAGGTATGACGTGTTGATGTTGTCAATCGCCATCCCTTTCGCGCGGCCTCACAGAGCTACTGCACCGTCGTCTAAAGATCCGGATCTCGCGTCATCTCCTCAACCAACCGCTGCAGTCCCCGACTCAATCCCCCCGGATCGTGCCCCAACATCCCGGCCATCGCGTGCATCGTCAGGTCGCCCACTTCTCGCCCGACTCCCGCCTGGAGCAACGGCAGATAGTGTTGACAATCGGCCGCATCGCGAAAGATCGGCCGGCCCTGATTGCCACGGCTGACCACGTGGGAGCTGGCGCCCGGATCATGGATGCGGGGCTTCCTCGCCATGTCGATCATGTCCGCCATGCCATGTCACTTGTCAATACGTCACGCCTGACCCATTTACACACAATCAACGAATTGGCGGGTGAACCGTGGAGCATCTCAGGGCTGGCGTGGCGATTGCTCATTCCTCAGGTTGACGGATCTGAGGTGGCATGATCGAGGCTAGCGTCCTGAAAATATTCGCTGTATAGTGACTGATGTCATTTCGGCCAAGCCCGCATAGCGGGCGCGAGCCGGAATCCAGGAAATAACAGGAGTTCTGGATCTGGGCGGGCTGTGCGCTATACCGTCCAGACAGAGAGCCCGATATGGCGCGTCATGAGGTCAAAGTGCTTATCGCAGTGAAGAAGGTGGCACCGGTAGCTCAAGGCGACAGCGGCAATAAGATGATCCGTCGATGGGACGGACAAACCCTCTCGTCGAATTGTATGAGCAATCCCGTAGGCTGATCTCCAGACTGACTCAGTAATCGGGAATCGTTGTAGTGCTTCCAAGTCCTCGCGCAACTCTCGGTACTCCGCCTCCGTCCGTGTGCCGGCGGCGAGCTCCAGAATGATCATTTCACACGTGGCTACCCGCCCCTCAGTCAACAAGCGACGGACTTCTTGTCGAACAGCGGGATCTCCAGAGGGCCGCAGGGCATGAATCCAGGCTGAGGTATCGATCAGAACCCATCCATCAGCCATCGGCGCGAAGCTTGGCGAGTTTCCTCGGAGTTAAGTCCAGAGGAAAGTGGCCAAGTTTTCCAAGGAGACGCTCGATCCGCTGCTGGCGGATAAGGGCCTCCAGAGAGCGGTGGATCACCTCCTTCTTCGTCTTGGCCTTGGTAAGCACCTGCGCCTGCTTGAGGAGCGTGTTGTCGATCTCTAGCGTTGTTCTCATTGTGGAACCTCCTGTATGCATAAAACTAGACCGATCTTTATGCTATGTCAAGTTTCTTCGGTCTGGTTTGTCGGGACTTGAGCCTGCCGCCTGGCTGTCGGAGGAAGGGCCCTGAGGCAGTACGCCACGTGGGCTTTCTCCCAATACCAACCGTATAGCGCAAGAGGGGAGCGGAGATGCGCCCATTGTCCGTCATCTCCCTCGACGGCCCACGTAAGCCACACAATCAACGAGTTGGTGGGTGAACCATGGAACATCTCAGATCTGGCGTGGCGATTGCTCCAGGTAGATGGATCTGAAGTGGCAGCCCCCGCGGCAAGCCACGGGGAATGAACCCCAGGTGGATTCAAGAGTTGCTGGGCCATCGGGATGTGAGCACGACGATGATCTACACGCACGTGTTGAACCGGGGCGGACGGGAGGTCAATAGCCCCGCTGGTCGACTCGGCTGCAAACTGAAGAGACCATTGGAGTCTGCCGGAATAGCTGACAATTTCTTGTTAAGTATGGAAAAAGCTTGTAGGATTTGTAGCAATCGCAAAACCAACCAGTGGAAATAAGCTGGCCAATCTACCCAATAGTTCGACCCTGACGTTCGAAGCTCACAACGGGTGACAACCAGCGTCTTGTGAGGTACTCCCAAGCATCAAGACAAGAATCGGGGTTGGTGAAAGGAGGATTGAGCCGCAAAGCAACCGTCCGAGCATCTCCTCAGCGCACTCTTCTTCCGGGCCAACGACTGCATAGATCGATGAGCCTCTCCTCAGTGCCGAATCCTCAATATCCGCGCCAATTCTCCCGCCTTTCTCATGACCTGTTCTACATAACGACATTAGTCTCAGGCAATTTGTCATTCCGGGCTTGACCCCGGATCGGGTCCGGGGAAGGTTCCGGAATCCAGTACATTTCTAGATTCCCGCTTTCGCGGGAATGACGTCCGTTGTTACGACTTACGACGCTATGAATAATTCAATGTTCGCTATGACCCGTTATCGACCTATCTACTGGTAAGCAGCTCTGGAACTCTGCGACTCTATCAGCTTTCCCACCTTCCCAGAAACCGTGTAGGTCGCGGGAATACCGCATGTGCCGTGGGCGCGCCCATGGGCATGAAGGCCAGAGGCCAGACCCCCGCGCGCTGCGGTCGTCATTGCGAGCGACCGAAGGGAGTGCGGCAATCTCATCGTAGTTGCCCCGAACGACTGTGAGATTGCTTCGGCGTCGCCTCGCAATGACACGGGGGACTTTCTGAGCAATACCCCATGCGGCGACGCCGCACCACGGCGGATGAAAATGCTGGCTGAGGGAGAGTGGTGCCCGAGATGTCGGGTTACGCTGCGCTAACCTGACCTACGGCTGCTCCCGCGAGGGTCCACCTGCCATGCTGTGCCGCCGACAGAGGCGACGGTGTGAGTTCAACTGCAATATTCTGGTTGAAAGTCTGAGAAAGCGCCCGTCTGCGTGATAATCCACACGACTCTCGTCGTGTATGCGAAAGTTCGCCCATTCACTCCTCGTAAGGTCACACGCACGGTTCCATCAGCATCGTGCCGATCGTTCGTTTTCTCAGCTGAGACAAGGGTTTACGAGCGCTTCTGCGACTACGACGATAGCCGTCAAAGGCGTGGCATCCCGCTTGCTAATCATACCTCGTCGGCGTTGAGTTCAGCGCTGTTCCACGTGTAGCGGAGGAGGTTTAATGGAACAGTTTGCAGCATCGGCGCTGCGCGATCGGTGCAGGCAGATCGTATTGGGGAGTGTAAGCAGGGAAGCACGTCAAGGTGACCACAACAGGAAAGGGGGAGGAGTAATGCGATTGCACATGAGGGGCGCGAGAGGCATGCTGCTTGTCGGTGGTATGCTTCTCCACTTAACTATGACATCGTCCGTGGCCTCTGCCAACGAAGAGCTCATCCGACTTGCCAAGGATGAACGCAACTGGGTGATGCAGACGAAGGACTACACCGTCCAACGATTCAGTAAGCTGGACCAGATCGATACGAGCAACGTCAAAAACTTGCAGCCGGCCTGGTCTTTCTCCACCGGCGTCCTCCACGGCCACGAGGGGGGTCCGCTCGTCGTCAACGGGATCATGTATGTCCATAGCGCATACCCTAACAACGTCTACGCGATCGATCTGGAGCATCCGGAAAAGATCATGTGGGAGTATCGGCCGAAGCAGAACCCGGCGGCTAGGGCGGTCGCGTGCTGCGATCTGGTCAACCGGGGACTGGCGTACGGTGACGGCAAGCTCATCCTGAGCACCCTGGATGGCCAGCTCATCGCTATGGACGCCAAGACCGGCAAAGTGATCTGGAATGTCGAGACGGCAGATGTCTCCGTCGGCCAGACGCAAACGCAGGCCCCCTTTGTCGTCAAGGATAAGGTGATTATCGGCTCCGCCGGCGCCGAACTCGGCGTGCGCGGCTACGTTACCGCCTTCAACCTCAAGGACGGCAAGAAGGTATGGCGGGCCTTCGCCACCGGTCCGGACAAGGACATCCTCCTCGACAAGGATTTCAACAAGCAGAATCCCCATTACGGCCGATTCGGTCTTGGTCTCAAGACCTGGGAGGGAGATGCCTGGAAGATCGGCGGCGGGACTAACTGGGGGTGGTATGCCTATGATCCGAAACTCGATCTGATCTATTACGGCTCCGGCAATCCGGCCCCGTGGAATGAAACGATGCGCCCTGGCGACAATAAGTGGACGATGACCATGTGGGGTCGCAATCCGGACACCGGCCTGGCCAAGTATGGCTATCAGAAGACCCCACACGATGAGTGGGACTACGCCGGTATCAACTACATGATGCTGACGGATCAGGTCATTAATGGCAAGATGACCCCCCTTGTCACTCACCCGGATCGCAACGGGATCATCTATACCCTAAACCGGGAGACTGGAAGCCTGGTGGCCGCTGACAAGATCGATCCCAGCGTGAACTGGACGAGAAAGGTCGATCTGAAGACGGGCATAGCGATCCGGGACCCTGAATTCAGCACCCGGATGGATCATAAGGCGC
Encoded here:
- a CDS encoding protein of unknown function (Evidence 5 : No homology to any previously reported sequences), which produces MADMIDMARKPRIHDPGASSHVVSRGNQGRPIFRDAADCQHYLPLLQAGVGREVGDLTMHAMAGMLGHDPGGLSRGLQRLVEEMTRDPDL
- a CDS encoding PilT protein-like (fragment) — encoded protein: MADGWVLIDTSAWIHALRPSGDPAVRQEVRRLLTEGRVATCEMIILELAAGTRTEAEYRELREDLEALQRFPITESVWRSAYGIAHTIRREGLSVPSTDHLIAAVALSYRCHLLHCDKHFDLMTRHIGLSVWTV
- a CDS encoding protein of unknown function (Evidence 5 : No homology to any previously reported sequences), with product MRTTLEIDNTLLKQAQVLTKAKTKKEVIHRSLEALIRQQRIERLLGKLGHFPLDLTPRKLAKLRADG
- a CDS encoding protein of unknown function (Evidence 5 : No homology to any previously reported sequences), with translation MRVDHRRAHIPMAQQLLNPPGVHSPWLAAGAATSDPSTWSNRHARSEMFHGSPTNSLIVWLTWAVEGDDGQWAHLRSPLALYGWYWEKAHVAYCLRALPPTARRQAQVPTNQTEET
- a CDS encoding protein of unknown function (Evidence 5 : No homology to any previously reported sequences), with protein sequence MTNCLRLMSLCRTGHEKGGRIGADIEDSALRRGSSIYAVVGPEEECAEEMLGRLLCGSILLSPTPILVLMLGSTSQDAGCHPL
- the mxaF gene encoding Methanol dehydrogenase large subunit (mxaF1) (Evidence 2a : Function of homologous gene experimentally demonstrated in an other organism; Product type e : enzyme), translated to MRLHMRGARGMLLVGGMLLHLTMTSSVASANEELIRLAKDERNWVMQTKDYTVQRFSKLDQIDTSNVKNLQPAWSFSTGVLHGHEGGPLVVNGIMYVHSAYPNNVYAIDLEHPEKIMWEYRPKQNPAARAVACCDLVNRGLAYGDGKLILSTLDGQLIAMDAKTGKVIWNVETADVSVGQTQTQAPFVVKDKVIIGSAGAELGVRGYVTAFNLKDGKKVWRAFATGPDKDILLDKDFNKQNPHYGRFGLGLKTWEGDAWKIGGGTNWGWYAYDPKLDLIYYGSGNPAPWNETMRPGDNKWTMTMWGRNPDTGLAKYGYQKTPHDEWDYAGINYMMLTDQVINGKMTPLVTHPDRNGIIYTLNRETGSLVAADKIDPSVNWTRKVDLKTGIAIRDPEFSTRMDHKARGICPSAMGYHNQGLDSYDPRSEIFFMGVNHICMDWEPFMLPYRAGQFFVGATLSMYPGPKGYLGEVKAYDVKTNSMKWEKAEKFSVWGGTMATAGNLVFYGTLDGWFKALDSGSGEELWKFKLPSGVIGHPITYEHNGKQYVAILYGVGGWPGVGLVFDLNDPTAGLGSVGAFKELAKYTKMGGGLMVFALPEGR